A genomic window from Glycine soja cultivar W05 chromosome 10, ASM419377v2, whole genome shotgun sequence includes:
- the LOC114369332 gene encoding serine/threonine-protein kinase BLUS1-like isoform X1, translating to MGSGSRSYSANPADYKLLEEVGYGASATVYRAIYLPYNEEVAVKCLDLDRCNSNLDDIRREAQTMSLIEHPNVVRAFCSFVVERSLWVVMGFMAQGSCLHLMKAAYPEGFEEAAIGSILKETLKALEYLHRHGHIHRDVKAGNILLDDNGLVKLADFGVSACMFDTGDRQRSRNTFVGTPCWMAPEVLQPGTGYNFKADIWSFGITALELAHGHAPFSKYPPMKVLLMTIQNAPPGLDYDRDRKFSKSFKEMVAMCLVKDQTKRPSVEKLLKHSFFKQAKPPELSVKKLFADLPPLWNRVKSLQHKDAAELALKKMPSAEQEAISQSEYHRGVSAWNFDIDDLKAQAALMQDDDDIAEMREEDENKFFSFYKGTTDSQFIVDKKNSNNLQQDEFTSQVGSNDIPKSEKRNGSVAEATPSTLENDVGTSKVKTQSVKLGKTQSGPLMPGLVLGHSSSERGRTFERFENENQLLGEKSNRDIRRAPSFSGPLMLPNRASANSLSAPIKSSGGFRDSLDDKSKANLVQIKGRFSVTSENLDLVKDIPVSSVSRRSSQGSPMRKSASVGDWMVDFKQMQSSNDSANINIPASLLVPHLHNLFQQTSIQQDLIMNLLNSLQTAEAIDTSQNGKLPPLPRNSENNGSVDTAVSEREQLLLGRISELQSRMINLTEELTYEKLRYVQLQQQLALYSQEQNGEREEFA from the exons ATGGGGAGCGGGAGCAGAAGCTACTCGGCCAACCCCGCCGACTACAAGCTTCTAGAAGAAGTCGGTTACGGCGCCAGCGCCACCGTGTACCGCGCAATCTACCTCCCTTACAACGAAGAGGTCGCCGTGAAGTGCCTGGATCTGGATCGCTGCAACAGCAATCTGGACGACATAAGAAGAGAAGCGCAGACCATGAGCCTAATCGAGCACCCCAACGTCGTGAGGGCTTTCTGCTCCTTCGTCGTGGAGCGGAGTCTGTGGGTTGTGATGGGATTCATGGCGCAGGGCTCCTGCCTGCACCTCATGAAGGCTGCGTATCCCGAGGGATTCGAAGAGGCCGCCATCGGATCTATCCTCAAGGAGACTCTCAAGGCGTTGGAGTATCTCCATCGACACGGACACATTCACCGCGACGTTAAGGCCGGGAATATTCTTCTTGACGATAACGGCCTGGTCAAGCTCGCTGACTTTGGTGTTTCCGCTTGCATGTTCGACACCGGCGACCGCCAGCGCTCCAGAAACACCTTCGTCGGAACTCCGTGCTG GATGGCGCCGGAGGTGCTGCAACCTGGAACCGGTTACAATTTCAA GGCGGATATTTGGTCGTTTGGGATTACGGCGTTGGAGTTGGCTCATGGTCACGCGCCTTTCTCCAAGTATCCTCCCATGAAG GTTCTTTTGATGACCATTCAGAATGCTCCTCCGGGGCTTGATTATGATCGTGATAGAAAGTTCTCCAAG TCTTTTAAGGAAATGGTTGCTATGTGCCTGGTAAAAGATCAAACAAAGAGGCCATCTGTGGAGAAGTTACTCAAACACTCCTTCTTCAAACAAGCTAAGCCACCGGAGCTTTCTGTAAAGAAATTATTTGCTGATTTACCGCCTTTGTGGAACCGTGTAAAATCCCTCCAG CATAAAGATGCAGCCGAGCTAGCACTAAAGAAAATGCCTTCTGCAGAACAAGAAGCTATATCTCAA AGTGAATATCACCGAGGAGTTAGTGCATGGAACTTCGATATTGATGATTTGAAAGCACAAGCGGCATTG ATGCAGGACGATGATGATATTGCAGAGATGAGGGAAGAAGATGAAAACAAATTCTTCAGCTTTTACAAG GGCACAACTGATTCCCAGTTTATTGTggacaaaaagaattcaaataaCTTGCAACAAGATGAGTTCACATCACAAGTAGGTAGTAATGACATACCAAAGAGTGAGAAAAGAAATGGATCAGTTGCTGAAGCAACACCATCTACTTTAGAGAATGATGTGGGAACAAGCAAAGTTAAAACTCAATCAGTGAAACTTGGTAAAACCCAAAGTGGACCCCTGATGCCAGGCTTAGTGCTTGGCCATTCTTCATCTGAAAGAGGGCGTACAtttgaaag GTTTGAGAATGAAAATCAGTTATTGGGTGAGAAAAGTAATCGTGATATACGACGAGCTCCAAGCTTTAGTGGTCCATTAATGCTTCCAAACCGAGCTTCAGCAAATAGTTTATCAGCCCCAATCAAATCTTCTGGAG GATTCAGAGATTCCTTGGATGATAAGTCTAAGGCTAATCTAGTGCAAATTAAAGGACGATTTTCAGTGACATCAGAAAATTTAGATCTGGTGAAG GATATTCCTGTAAGTTCAGTTTCACGCCGATCTTCACAG GGATCACCAATGAGGAAATCTGCGAGTGTTGGTGATTGGATGGTGGATTTCAAACAAATG CAGTCTTCCAATGATTCTGCCAATAtcaatattcctgcatcacttcTAGTGCCTCATCTTCACAATCTTTTTCAGCAGACATCTATTCAACAG GATCTTATAATGAATCTGTTGAATAGCTTGCAAACTGCCGAGGCAATTGATA CTTCTCAGAATGGAAAGTTACCACCATTACCTCGCAATTCAGAGAACAATGGAAGT GTTGATACAGCAGTTTCAGAGAGGGAACAACTACTGCTGGGCAGAATTTCAGAACTCCAATCCCG GATGATTAATTTGACCGAGGAACTGACTTATGAGAAGTTAAGATACGTGCAG TTGCAACAACAGCTTGCTCTCTACAGCCAGGAACAAAATGGGGAAAGAGAGGAATTTGCATGA
- the LOC114370015 gene encoding mavicyanin-like, with product MANFSSHYGMLVSLLLTWIQIQAKVFCYQYKVGDLDAWGIPSSENPQVYTKWSKYHNLTIGDSLLFLYPPSQDSMIQVTEESYKSCNIKDPILYMNNGNTLFNITSKGQFFFTSGEPGHCQKNQKLHVAVGEGIMETMDTAPGPSSSLPASAPSYPTVFGNIPVAPSTSTSTQLISTSQLLIIGFVICALFSSLM from the exons ATGGCCAATTTTTCAAGTCACTACGGAATGTTGGTGTCTCTCTTGCTTACGTGGATCCAAATCCAAGCCAAGGTGTTTTGCTACCAATACAAAGTTGGAGATCTAGATGCTTGGGGGATACCCTCCTCAGAAAATCCACAAGTCTACACAAAATGGTCCAAATATCACAATCTCACAATTGGAGACTCCCTTT TGTTTCTATACCCACCAAGTCAAGATTCAATGATTCAAGTAACAGAGGAATCATACAAGAGCTGCAACATTAAAGACCCGATATTGTACATGAACAATGGCAACACTTTgtttaacattacatcaaaggGCCAATTTTTCTTCACTAGTGGTGAACCTGGTCAttgccaaaaaaatcaaaagcttcATGTAGCTGTTGGTGAAGGAATAATGGAAACTATGGATACAGCACCTGGTCCAAGTTCGTCATTGCCTGCATCTGCACCCTCCTATCCCACAGTATTTGGCAATATTCCAGTAGCTCCTTCTACCTCAACCTCAACTCAACTCATTTCAACATCTCAACTTCtcatcattggatttgtgaTATGTGCgctcttctcttccttaatGTGA
- the LOC114371134 gene encoding plant UBX domain-containing protein 10-like has translation MGDVADKLAYFQAITGLEDPDLCTEILAAHNWDLELAISTFTSSSNPSSTDTPLQPHPNDHVPSASNPQPQPQHQHPPPPPGLAWKLITLPVSVISGSLGLVSGAIGLGLWAAGGVLSYSLGLVGLGSPSGSGSGSSSAPLVSVTAAASEAMDFVAAFERDYGSFGPNFVGEGFMDALQRSRNSFKLLFVYLHSPDHPDTPSFCQRTLCSETIAAFVNENFVCWGGSIRASEGFKMSNSLKASRFPFCALVMAATNQRIALLQQVEGPKSSEELLVTLQRVLEESSPVLVAARLDAEERRNNMRLREEQDAAYRAALEADQARERQRREEEERLAREAAEAERKRKEEEEARERAAQEAAEKQAALANIRQEKALSLGEEPAKGPNVTQVLVRFPNGERKERRFNSIVTIQSLYDYVDSLGCLEAESYSLVSNFPRTVYGQEKLTLSLKEAGLHPQASLFVELSS, from the exons ATGGGAGATGTAGCAGATAAATTGGCGTATTTCCAAGCGATAACCGGTTTAGAAGATCCAGACCTCTGCACCGAAATCCTCGCTGCACACAATTGGGACCTCGAACTCGCTATATCTACCTTCACCTCTTCTTCAAACCCTTCCTCCACCGACACTCCCCTGCAACCCCACCCTAACGACCATGTTCCCTCCGCATCCAATCCCCAACCCCAACCCCAACACCAACATCCTCCACCGCCTCCCGGTTTGGCTTGGAAACTCATCACCCTACCCGTTTCCGTCATTTCCGGCAGCCTAGGGTTAGTTTCCGGCGCGATCGGCTTGGGCCTTTGGGCCGCGGGAGGCGTCCTCTCCTACTCTCTCGGCCTCGTGGGCCTGGGCTCGCCCTCGGGCTCTGGCTCGGGCTCCTCCTCGGCCCCGTTGGTTTCCGTGACGGCGGCCGCTTCCGAGGCGATGGATTTCGTGGCCGCGTTCGAGAGGGACTATGGCTCCTTTGGGCCCAATTTCGTCGGTGAGGGCTTCATGGACGCGCTTCAGCGGTCCAGGAACTCGTTCAAGCTTCTCTTCGTTTACTTGCATTCCCCCGATCACCCCGATACGCCGTCCTTTTGCCAGAGGACGCTCTGCTCTGAGACCATTGCGGCGTTTGTGAACGAGAATTTCGTGTGCTGGGGTGGCAGCATTCGCGCCAGCGAAGGGTTTAAGATGAGTAACAGCTTGAAGGCTTCTCGCTTCCCCTTCTGCGCCCTCGTCATGGCCGCCACTAATCAGAGGATCGCGCTCCTTCAACag GTCGAAGGTCCAAAATCCAGTGAGGAGCTGCTAGTGACCCTGCAGAGAGTGCTTGAGGAAAGTTCCCCTGTTCTTGTTGCGGCTAGGCTTGAtgcagaagaaagaagaaataataTGCGCTTAAGGGAGGAGCAAGATGCTGCATACAGGGCTGCACTTGAAGCTGATCAA GCTAGGGAACGacagagaagagaagaagaagaacgtcTTGCAAGGGAAGCTGCTGAAGCTGAGAGAAAGCgcaaggaagaggaggaggcTCGGGAAAGAGCAGCACAAGAAGCTGCCGAGAAACAAGCTGCATTAGCTAACATACGTCAAGAGAAAGCTCTGTCTCTTGGTGAAGAACCTGCAAAAGGACCTAATGTTACACAG GTTTTGGTACGGTTTCCAAATGGTGAACGCAAGGAAAGGAGGTTCAACAGCATAGTGACAATTCAATCTTTATATGACTATGTTGACTCACTTGGATGTTTAGAAGCCGAGAGTTACAGTCTGGTCTCCAATTTTCCTAGGACTGTTTATGGACAAGAGAAGTTGACATTGTCATTGAAGGAAGCTGGATTGCATCCTCAGGCCAGCCTGTTTGTGGAGCTCAGTTCATGA
- the LOC114369332 gene encoding serine/threonine-protein kinase BLUS1-like isoform X2: protein MGSGSRSYSANPADYKLLEEVGYGASATVYRAIYLPYNEEVAVKCLDLDRCNSNLDDIRREAQTMSLIEHPNVVRAFCSFVVERSLWVVMGFMAQGSCLHLMKAAYPEGFEEAAIGSILKETLKALEYLHRHGHIHRDVKAGNILLDDNGLVKLADFGVSACMFDTGDRQRSRNTFVGTPCWMAPEVLQPGTGYNFKADIWSFGITALELAHGHAPFSKYPPMKVLLMTIQNAPPGLDYDRDRKFSKSFKEMVAMCLVKDQTKRPSVEKLLKHSFFKQAKPPELSVKKLFADLPPLWNRVKSLQHKDAAELALKKMPSAEQEAISQSEYHRGVSAWNFDIDDLKAQAALMQDDDDIAEMREEDENKFFSFYKGTTDSQFIVDKKNSNNLQQDEFTSQVGSNDIPKSEKRNGSVAEATPSTLENDVGTSKVKTQSVKLGKTQSGPLMPGLVLGHSSSERGRTFERFENENQLLGEKSNRDIRRAPSFSGPLMLPNRASANSLSAPIKSSGGFRDSLDDKSKANLVQIKGRFSVTSENLDLVKDIPVSSVSRRSSQGSPMRKSASVGDWMVDFKQMSSNDSANINIPASLLVPHLHNLFQQTSIQQDLIMNLLNSLQTAEAIDTSQNGKLPPLPRNSENNGSVDTAVSEREQLLLGRISELQSRMINLTEELTYEKLRYVQLQQQLALYSQEQNGEREEFA, encoded by the exons ATGGGGAGCGGGAGCAGAAGCTACTCGGCCAACCCCGCCGACTACAAGCTTCTAGAAGAAGTCGGTTACGGCGCCAGCGCCACCGTGTACCGCGCAATCTACCTCCCTTACAACGAAGAGGTCGCCGTGAAGTGCCTGGATCTGGATCGCTGCAACAGCAATCTGGACGACATAAGAAGAGAAGCGCAGACCATGAGCCTAATCGAGCACCCCAACGTCGTGAGGGCTTTCTGCTCCTTCGTCGTGGAGCGGAGTCTGTGGGTTGTGATGGGATTCATGGCGCAGGGCTCCTGCCTGCACCTCATGAAGGCTGCGTATCCCGAGGGATTCGAAGAGGCCGCCATCGGATCTATCCTCAAGGAGACTCTCAAGGCGTTGGAGTATCTCCATCGACACGGACACATTCACCGCGACGTTAAGGCCGGGAATATTCTTCTTGACGATAACGGCCTGGTCAAGCTCGCTGACTTTGGTGTTTCCGCTTGCATGTTCGACACCGGCGACCGCCAGCGCTCCAGAAACACCTTCGTCGGAACTCCGTGCTG GATGGCGCCGGAGGTGCTGCAACCTGGAACCGGTTACAATTTCAA GGCGGATATTTGGTCGTTTGGGATTACGGCGTTGGAGTTGGCTCATGGTCACGCGCCTTTCTCCAAGTATCCTCCCATGAAG GTTCTTTTGATGACCATTCAGAATGCTCCTCCGGGGCTTGATTATGATCGTGATAGAAAGTTCTCCAAG TCTTTTAAGGAAATGGTTGCTATGTGCCTGGTAAAAGATCAAACAAAGAGGCCATCTGTGGAGAAGTTACTCAAACACTCCTTCTTCAAACAAGCTAAGCCACCGGAGCTTTCTGTAAAGAAATTATTTGCTGATTTACCGCCTTTGTGGAACCGTGTAAAATCCCTCCAG CATAAAGATGCAGCCGAGCTAGCACTAAAGAAAATGCCTTCTGCAGAACAAGAAGCTATATCTCAA AGTGAATATCACCGAGGAGTTAGTGCATGGAACTTCGATATTGATGATTTGAAAGCACAAGCGGCATTG ATGCAGGACGATGATGATATTGCAGAGATGAGGGAAGAAGATGAAAACAAATTCTTCAGCTTTTACAAG GGCACAACTGATTCCCAGTTTATTGTggacaaaaagaattcaaataaCTTGCAACAAGATGAGTTCACATCACAAGTAGGTAGTAATGACATACCAAAGAGTGAGAAAAGAAATGGATCAGTTGCTGAAGCAACACCATCTACTTTAGAGAATGATGTGGGAACAAGCAAAGTTAAAACTCAATCAGTGAAACTTGGTAAAACCCAAAGTGGACCCCTGATGCCAGGCTTAGTGCTTGGCCATTCTTCATCTGAAAGAGGGCGTACAtttgaaag GTTTGAGAATGAAAATCAGTTATTGGGTGAGAAAAGTAATCGTGATATACGACGAGCTCCAAGCTTTAGTGGTCCATTAATGCTTCCAAACCGAGCTTCAGCAAATAGTTTATCAGCCCCAATCAAATCTTCTGGAG GATTCAGAGATTCCTTGGATGATAAGTCTAAGGCTAATCTAGTGCAAATTAAAGGACGATTTTCAGTGACATCAGAAAATTTAGATCTGGTGAAG GATATTCCTGTAAGTTCAGTTTCACGCCGATCTTCACAG GGATCACCAATGAGGAAATCTGCGAGTGTTGGTGATTGGATGGTGGATTTCAAACAAATG TCTTCCAATGATTCTGCCAATAtcaatattcctgcatcacttcTAGTGCCTCATCTTCACAATCTTTTTCAGCAGACATCTATTCAACAG GATCTTATAATGAATCTGTTGAATAGCTTGCAAACTGCCGAGGCAATTGATA CTTCTCAGAATGGAAAGTTACCACCATTACCTCGCAATTCAGAGAACAATGGAAGT GTTGATACAGCAGTTTCAGAGAGGGAACAACTACTGCTGGGCAGAATTTCAGAACTCCAATCCCG GATGATTAATTTGACCGAGGAACTGACTTATGAGAAGTTAAGATACGTGCAG TTGCAACAACAGCTTGCTCTCTACAGCCAGGAACAAAATGGGGAAAGAGAGGAATTTGCATGA
- the LOC114369332 gene encoding serine/threonine-protein kinase BLUS1-like isoform X3 has product MGSGSRSYSANPADYKLLEEVGYGASATVYRAIYLPYNEEVAVKCLDLDRCNSNLDDIRREAQTMSLIEHPNVVRAFCSFVVERSLWVVMGFMAQGSCLHLMKAAYPEGFEEAAIGSILKETLKALEYLHRHGHIHRDVKAGNILLDDNGLVKLADFGVSACMFDTGDRQRSRNTFVGTPCWMAPEVLQPGTGYNFKADIWSFGITALELAHGHAPFSKYPPMKVLLMTIQNAPPGLDYDRDRKFSKSFKEMVAMCLVKDQTKRPSVEKLLKHSFFKQAKPPELSVKKLFADLPPLWNRVKSLQHKDAAELALKKMPSAEQEAISQSEYHRGVSAWNFDIDDLKAQAALDDDDIAEMREEDENKFFSFYKGTTDSQFIVDKKNSNNLQQDEFTSQVGSNDIPKSEKRNGSVAEATPSTLENDVGTSKVKTQSVKLGKTQSGPLMPGLVLGHSSSERGRTFERFENENQLLGEKSNRDIRRAPSFSGPLMLPNRASANSLSAPIKSSGGFRDSLDDKSKANLVQIKGRFSVTSENLDLVKDIPVSSVSRRSSQGSPMRKSASVGDWMVDFKQMQSSNDSANINIPASLLVPHLHNLFQQTSIQQDLIMNLLNSLQTAEAIDTSQNGKLPPLPRNSENNGSVDTAVSEREQLLLGRISELQSRMINLTEELTYEKLRYVQLQQQLALYSQEQNGEREEFA; this is encoded by the exons ATGGGGAGCGGGAGCAGAAGCTACTCGGCCAACCCCGCCGACTACAAGCTTCTAGAAGAAGTCGGTTACGGCGCCAGCGCCACCGTGTACCGCGCAATCTACCTCCCTTACAACGAAGAGGTCGCCGTGAAGTGCCTGGATCTGGATCGCTGCAACAGCAATCTGGACGACATAAGAAGAGAAGCGCAGACCATGAGCCTAATCGAGCACCCCAACGTCGTGAGGGCTTTCTGCTCCTTCGTCGTGGAGCGGAGTCTGTGGGTTGTGATGGGATTCATGGCGCAGGGCTCCTGCCTGCACCTCATGAAGGCTGCGTATCCCGAGGGATTCGAAGAGGCCGCCATCGGATCTATCCTCAAGGAGACTCTCAAGGCGTTGGAGTATCTCCATCGACACGGACACATTCACCGCGACGTTAAGGCCGGGAATATTCTTCTTGACGATAACGGCCTGGTCAAGCTCGCTGACTTTGGTGTTTCCGCTTGCATGTTCGACACCGGCGACCGCCAGCGCTCCAGAAACACCTTCGTCGGAACTCCGTGCTG GATGGCGCCGGAGGTGCTGCAACCTGGAACCGGTTACAATTTCAA GGCGGATATTTGGTCGTTTGGGATTACGGCGTTGGAGTTGGCTCATGGTCACGCGCCTTTCTCCAAGTATCCTCCCATGAAG GTTCTTTTGATGACCATTCAGAATGCTCCTCCGGGGCTTGATTATGATCGTGATAGAAAGTTCTCCAAG TCTTTTAAGGAAATGGTTGCTATGTGCCTGGTAAAAGATCAAACAAAGAGGCCATCTGTGGAGAAGTTACTCAAACACTCCTTCTTCAAACAAGCTAAGCCACCGGAGCTTTCTGTAAAGAAATTATTTGCTGATTTACCGCCTTTGTGGAACCGTGTAAAATCCCTCCAG CATAAAGATGCAGCCGAGCTAGCACTAAAGAAAATGCCTTCTGCAGAACAAGAAGCTATATCTCAA AGTGAATATCACCGAGGAGTTAGTGCATGGAACTTCGATATTGATGATTTGAAAGCACAAGCGGCATTG GACGATGATGATATTGCAGAGATGAGGGAAGAAGATGAAAACAAATTCTTCAGCTTTTACAAG GGCACAACTGATTCCCAGTTTATTGTggacaaaaagaattcaaataaCTTGCAACAAGATGAGTTCACATCACAAGTAGGTAGTAATGACATACCAAAGAGTGAGAAAAGAAATGGATCAGTTGCTGAAGCAACACCATCTACTTTAGAGAATGATGTGGGAACAAGCAAAGTTAAAACTCAATCAGTGAAACTTGGTAAAACCCAAAGTGGACCCCTGATGCCAGGCTTAGTGCTTGGCCATTCTTCATCTGAAAGAGGGCGTACAtttgaaag GTTTGAGAATGAAAATCAGTTATTGGGTGAGAAAAGTAATCGTGATATACGACGAGCTCCAAGCTTTAGTGGTCCATTAATGCTTCCAAACCGAGCTTCAGCAAATAGTTTATCAGCCCCAATCAAATCTTCTGGAG GATTCAGAGATTCCTTGGATGATAAGTCTAAGGCTAATCTAGTGCAAATTAAAGGACGATTTTCAGTGACATCAGAAAATTTAGATCTGGTGAAG GATATTCCTGTAAGTTCAGTTTCACGCCGATCTTCACAG GGATCACCAATGAGGAAATCTGCGAGTGTTGGTGATTGGATGGTGGATTTCAAACAAATG CAGTCTTCCAATGATTCTGCCAATAtcaatattcctgcatcacttcTAGTGCCTCATCTTCACAATCTTTTTCAGCAGACATCTATTCAACAG GATCTTATAATGAATCTGTTGAATAGCTTGCAAACTGCCGAGGCAATTGATA CTTCTCAGAATGGAAAGTTACCACCATTACCTCGCAATTCAGAGAACAATGGAAGT GTTGATACAGCAGTTTCAGAGAGGGAACAACTACTGCTGGGCAGAATTTCAGAACTCCAATCCCG GATGATTAATTTGACCGAGGAACTGACTTATGAGAAGTTAAGATACGTGCAG TTGCAACAACAGCTTGCTCTCTACAGCCAGGAACAAAATGGGGAAAGAGAGGAATTTGCATGA
- the LOC114370016 gene encoding protein yippee-like At4g27745, which translates to MEEVIGPRLYCCSNCRNHVALHDDVISKAFQGKSGRAFLFSHAMNVTVGPKEDRELMTGLHTVADVYCSDCHEVLGWKYERAYEESQKYKEGKYVLEKAKIARENW; encoded by the exons ATGGAGGAAGTGATAGGACCCAGATTGTACTGTTGCTCTAATTGTAGAAACCATGTTGCCCTTCACGATGATGTGATTTCAAAGGCCTTCCAG GGAAAAAGTGGACGAGCTTTTCTGTTTTCTCATGCAATGAACGTTACTGTAGGACCAAAAGAAGACAGAGAACTAATGACGGGTCTCCACACTGTTGCTGATGTCTACTGTTCTGACTGCCATGAGGTGCTTGGCTGGAAGTATGAGAGAGCCTACGAGGAATCACAGAAGTACAAGGAAGGCAAATATGTACTTGAGAAGGCTAAAATTGCCAGGGAAAATTGGTAG